In Thunnus maccoyii chromosome 3, fThuMac1.1, whole genome shotgun sequence, the following proteins share a genomic window:
- the apobec2a gene encoding C->U-editing enzyme APOBEC-2a encodes MADKSHMLMRRKERKEKEAAEMTKDVKEVKNDGKRAVDNGEVPSAEVVATNGTVANGQNGDFQLEPVELPPFEIIAGDRIDPFVFRFQFKNVEYSSGRNKTFLCYLVDKGNTADGLLRGCLEDEHTGSHAEEAFFTQCLSDYDSALKYTVTWYVSSSPCSACAAKIAEVLKTRKNIRLSIFAARLFEWEEAEIQIGLKALHTAGCKLRVMKPLDFSYTWDTFVENEDQPLNLWEDCKENYEYYHEKLADILE; translated from the exons ATGGCTGACAAAAGTCATATGCtaatgagaagaaaagagagaaaagaaaaagaggcgGCTGAAATGACCAAGGATGTAAAGGAAGTGAAGAATGATGGAAAGAGAGCAGTGGATAATGGAGAGGTACCATCAGCTGAAGTGGTAGCCACCAATGGTACAGTAGCTAATGGTCAGAATGGAGATTTTCAGCTTGAGCCAGTGGAACTACCTCCATTTGAAATCATCGCAGG ggACCGGATTGATCCTTTTGTCTTTAGGTTTCAATTCAAGAATGTGGAATACTCCTCAGGCCGCAACAAGACCTTCCTGTGTTACTTGGTGGATAAAGGGAACACAGCTGATGGACTGCTGAGGGGCTGTCTGGAGGATGAGCACACTGGGTCTCATGCTGAGGAAGCTTTCTTCACACAGTGCCTGTCGGACTATGACTCTGCACTCAAATACACAGTCACCTG GTATGTGTCCTCCAGTCCCTGTTCTGCTTGTGCAGCAAAGATAGCTGAAGTGTTGAAAACCAGGAAAAACATCAGGCTGAGCATCTTTGCTGCTCGTCTGTTTGAGTGGGAGGAAGCAGAGATCCAGATAGGGCTGAAGGCCCTGCACACTGCTGGTTGTAAGCTGAGGGTGATGAAGCCCCTGGACTTCTCCTACACCTGGGACACGTTTGTGGAGAATGAGGACCAACCTCTGAACCTTTGGGAAGACTGCAAAGAAAACTATGAGTATTACCATGAGAAGTTGGCTGACATTCTAGAGTGA